The following coding sequences lie in one Kamptonema formosum PCC 6407 genomic window:
- a CDS encoding trifunctional serine/threonine-protein kinase/ATP-binding protein/sensor histidine kinase, with amino-acid sequence MNLSGYQLNTELYNGSRTVVYRGQREADSLPVVIKFLKNPYPSFSEVLQFRNQYTISKNLHSPLIVPIYTLEPYQNSYALVMEDFGGISLRDYFRVGEKLSADSLPEFLQIAIAVGNALDVLYQNRIIHKDIKPSNILINPITKQVKLIDFSIASLLPRETQTPIHPNVLEGTLAYISPEQTGRMNRGIDYRTDLYSLGVTFFELLTGELSFASNDAMKLVHCHLAKFPPLVHEINPQIPPVFSEIVSKLMAKNAEDRYQSALGLNFDLEKCLTQLKETGEIRNFEIASRDVCDRFIIPDQLYGRDTEIKTLLEAFDRVSQGATEIILVAGFSGIGKTAVINEVHKPIVRQQGYFIKGKYDQFNRNIPFSAFLQAFRDLMGQLLSESDEQLQTWKTKILAAVGDNGQVLINVIPELENIIGKQPPATELSGSAAQNRFNLLLPKFVQVFTSKEHPLVMFLDDLQWSDSASLNLLKLLMQDTEYLLILGTYRDNEVSPVHPFMLKVDEIVKTGATVKTITLTPLGKSEVNQLVADTLNCELSIAQPLSKLVYQKAQGNPFFATQFLKALHDDKLISFNWDIQHWQCDLAQVKALAITDDVVEFMALRLEKLSIETQEILKLAACIGAEFDLNTLVIVSEKSAEKTATALWKALQEGLIIPKTKVYKFFTQSDSDRVFKASANPTYRFLHDRVQQAAYSLIPETWRQATHFQIGKLLLANVSPEEQGSKIFAIVNHLNEGFELHQSHEERSELLHLNCIAGRRAKESTAYGVAVNYFTVAEHLLPPDSWQQCYEKSLDVYFNLAEVKYLSGDFHSSLAIIKAISSFARRQIERAEAFNLAILMFTLQGQYLQALHYGQKALSCLNFDLSEIDLPEKLESYQREIQLKLANRQPEQLVDEPEATDPEKCLIIKILNNLIVPVYVLQKGELYFFVALSMVSVSLNFGVIAESGNGFSAYGMYLGYYQSDYQSGYEYGVLAESLAKRFRQADNLCKACYMLGNNLLSWVRPLRCSMPIFDEGLVAGLESGEMVYSGNLLMYKLLNSFYAGDSVLEVQQNLPEYLEFSAKKLNYQLAVDVISGLNIWLAELTASPAEDIPTEQQHLEACRINNSDYAICHYLLLKTKILCFYGRYEEAVESSRGAEYLVGTITGKYQVAAINFYQSIALAEYCRTHSLGLDNNSYIQKVKSNQVQLSLWVASCPENFAHKYDLVNAVLSVLSGQKTEAIELFDRAICGAKENDYIQEEALANELAAKFYLDWGKQRIAQEYMIEAYYGYARWDAKAKVADLEKRYPQLLAPILQQSCSLISNNETIFPLGTVTSTSAAISGSTSFSDTLDLKAILKATQTLSGEIEMEKLLVSLLSIIIENGGADKCVFMLLRDDRLLIKGLITESSEPVVLQQIPVEESEEIPLKLIYKVQHNQQTVVLINASNDPSFANDPYIIRQQPLSILCSPILHQGKLLGILYLENNLAKGVFTSDRVEILNLLCAQAAISLENARLYQSSQESAQQLKRSLDDLQQAQLQIIQGEKMSALGNLVAGVAHEINNPVGFLGGNIQPALDYINDLFGLIDIVQEKHPQLHPEVQEEIEAIDLEYIREDLPKLVGSMREGVKRIADISTSLRTFSRADTNHPVACNIHDGIDSTIMILKHRLKANEHRPEIKVVKDYGNLSQIECYAGQLNQVFMNLLSNAIDAVEDSNRGRKFAEIANEITVKTELSEDKKQAIIRIKDNGSGMSAQVQSKIFDHLFTTKEVGKGTGLGLAIARQIVVEKHQGTIEVESTIGCGTEFCIRLPVSPYTDD; translated from the coding sequence ATGAATCTAAGTGGATATCAACTTAACACGGAATTGTACAACGGCTCGAGGACGGTTGTTTATCGAGGGCAAAGGGAAGCAGATTCTTTACCAGTAGTAATTAAATTCTTGAAAAATCCCTATCCCAGCTTTAGCGAAGTGTTACAATTTCGCAATCAATATACGATCTCTAAAAATCTCCATTCACCCCTCATCGTTCCAATCTATACCCTAGAACCATATCAAAATAGTTATGCCTTGGTAATGGAAGACTTTGGGGGAATTTCTTTGCGGGATTATTTCCGTGTGGGAGAAAAGTTATCTGCTGACTCGCTGCCAGAATTTTTGCAGATAGCGATCGCCGTCGGCAATGCTTTAGATGTTCTTTATCAAAATCGCATTATCCATAAAGATATTAAACCCAGCAATATCTTAATCAATCCCATCACTAAACAAGTTAAATTAATTGATTTTAGCATTGCGTCATTACTACCGAGAGAAACCCAAACCCCGATCCATCCAAATGTCTTAGAAGGCACGCTGGCTTACATATCCCCAGAACAAACTGGGAGAATGAACCGAGGGATTGACTACCGGACAGATCTTTACTCGCTGGGTGTAACTTTCTTTGAATTACTCACAGGTGAGTTATCGTTTGCCTCTAATGATGCAATGAAATTAGTACATTGCCATCTTGCCAAATTTCCGCCATTGGTACATGAAATTAATCCGCAAATTCCCCCTGTCTTCTCAGAAATAGTCAGCAAGTTGATGGCAAAAAATGCGGAAGATAGATATCAGAGTGCATTAGGATTGAATTTTGATTTAGAAAAATGTTTAACTCAGTTAAAAGAAACTGGTGAAATTAGAAACTTTGAGATTGCGAGTAGGGATGTGTGCGATCGCTTCATCATTCCAGATCAACTTTATGGACGAGACACAGAAATTAAAACCCTCCTAGAAGCCTTTGATAGAGTCAGTCAAGGTGCAACAGAAATAATTCTGGTGGCTGGTTTTTCGGGAATTGGTAAAACCGCAGTTATCAACGAAGTCCATAAACCCATTGTTCGACAACAGGGTTATTTTATCAAAGGCAAATATGACCAATTTAATCGCAATATTCCCTTCAGTGCCTTTCTGCAAGCCTTCCGCGATTTAATGGGACAATTATTATCAGAATCAGACGAGCAATTACAAACATGGAAAACCAAAATTTTAGCAGCAGTGGGAGATAACGGACAAGTATTAATTAACGTAATTCCTGAATTAGAAAACATCATTGGCAAACAGCCACCAGCGACAGAATTATCAGGCAGTGCTGCACAAAATCGGTTTAATTTACTATTGCCCAAATTTGTACAAGTTTTCACCAGTAAAGAGCATCCATTAGTGATGTTTTTAGATGACTTGCAATGGTCAGATTCCGCTTCCTTGAACTTGCTGAAATTATTGATGCAAGATACAGAATATCTCTTAATATTAGGAACTTATCGGGATAATGAAGTTTCTCCCGTTCATCCCTTCATGTTAAAAGTAGATGAAATTGTCAAAACTGGGGCGACAGTGAAGACAATTACTTTGACACCACTGGGAAAATCTGAGGTGAATCAGTTAGTGGCAGATACGCTGAATTGCGAATTATCTATTGCCCAACCTTTAAGCAAATTAGTCTATCAAAAAGCCCAAGGAAATCCTTTCTTTGCGACGCAATTCCTCAAAGCTTTACACGATGACAAGTTAATAAGTTTTAATTGGGATATTCAGCATTGGCAGTGCGATCTTGCTCAAGTTAAAGCCTTAGCAATCACCGATGATGTGGTAGAGTTTATGGCATTGCGATTAGAGAAATTGTCGATAGAAACTCAGGAAATTCTGAAGTTAGCGGCTTGTATTGGGGCTGAATTTGATTTGAATACCTTGGTAATTGTGAGTGAAAAATCGGCAGAAAAGACGGCTACAGCTTTATGGAAAGCATTGCAAGAAGGGTTAATAATTCCGAAAACAAAAGTCTATAAATTCTTTACTCAATCGGATAGCGATCGAGTTTTCAAAGCTTCGGCAAATCCGACTTATCGATTTTTGCACGATCGAGTGCAGCAAGCCGCTTACTCTCTCATTCCTGAGACTTGGAGACAAGCAACTCACTTCCAAATTGGCAAACTTCTGCTTGCTAATGTTTCACCAGAAGAACAAGGCAGCAAAATTTTTGCCATCGTCAATCACTTAAATGAGGGCTTTGAACTTCATCAAAGTCACGAAGAACGTTCAGAACTTTTACACCTAAACTGTATTGCGGGGAGAAGGGCTAAAGAGTCTACTGCCTATGGGGTTGCTGTTAACTACTTTACGGTAGCTGAACATTTATTACCTCCAGATAGTTGGCAGCAATGCTATGAAAAGTCCTTAGACGTTTATTTCAATCTAGCAGAAGTGAAGTATTTGTCTGGAGATTTTCACTCTTCTCTAGCCATTATTAAAGCGATATCTAGCTTTGCGAGACGACAAATTGAAAGAGCTGAAGCGTTTAACCTTGCAATTCTGATGTTCACATTGCAAGGTCAGTATCTCCAAGCGCTTCACTATGGACAAAAGGCATTGTCTTGTTTGAATTTTGATTTATCAGAAATAGATTTACCAGAGAAACTAGAATCTTACCAACGTGAGATTCAATTGAAATTAGCGAATCGCCAGCCAGAGCAGCTAGTCGATGAACCAGAGGCTACCGATCCAGAGAAATGCCTAATTATCAAAATTCTGAATAATTTAATCGTACCCGTTTATGTTCTACAGAAGGGAGAGCTATACTTTTTCGTCGCGTTATCGATGGTTTCAGTATCTCTCAACTTTGGCGTGATAGCTGAATCAGGAAACGGATTTTCAGCCTATGGAATGTATCTGGGATATTATCAAAGTGACTATCAATCTGGCTATGAATATGGAGTACTTGCAGAAAGTTTAGCCAAACGATTCAGGCAAGCAGATAATCTATGCAAAGCTTGCTATATGCTTGGGAATAATCTTCTTTCCTGGGTACGTCCCTTGCGTTGCTCAATGCCTATTTTTGATGAAGGATTAGTGGCTGGGCTAGAGTCTGGAGAAATGGTTTACTCAGGTAATCTTTTGATGTACAAGCTGCTCAATTCATTTTATGCAGGAGACAGCGTATTAGAAGTTCAGCAAAATCTTCCTGAATATTTAGAGTTTTCTGCCAAGAAACTTAACTATCAACTTGCCGTGGATGTCATCTCTGGATTAAACATTTGGCTTGCTGAACTTACAGCTAGTCCTGCTGAGGATATTCCGACTGAGCAGCAGCATCTTGAGGCCTGTAGGATCAACAACAGCGACTATGCAATTTGTCACTATTTGCTCCTAAAAACTAAGATTTTATGTTTTTACGGGCGCTATGAGGAGGCAGTGGAATCATCTCGGGGGGCTGAATATCTCGTTGGTACAATTACGGGAAAATATCAGGTTGCAGCGATCAATTTCTATCAATCTATTGCTCTAGCAGAATACTGTCGAACTCATTCTCTAGGTTTAGACAATAATAGTTACATCCAAAAAGTTAAATCAAACCAAGTGCAACTGAGTCTATGGGTAGCTAGCTGTCCTGAAAACTTTGCTCATAAGTACGATCTCGTGAATGCAGTCTTAAGCGTTTTATCAGGACAGAAAACAGAAGCCATTGAACTGTTTGATCGCGCTATTTGCGGTGCTAAAGAAAACGACTATATCCAAGAAGAAGCCCTCGCCAACGAACTAGCCGCAAAATTTTACCTTGACTGGGGGAAACAGCGCATAGCCCAAGAATACATGATTGAAGCATATTATGGTTATGCCCGTTGGGATGCCAAAGCCAAAGTCGCTGATTTAGAAAAACGCTATCCCCAATTACTCGCCCCGATATTACAGCAAAGTTGTTCGCTCATTTCCAATAACGAAACTATCTTTCCTTTGGGGACTGTGACATCCACAAGTGCGGCTATATCCGGCAGTACCAGTTTCTCAGATACCCTAGATTTAAAAGCAATTCTCAAAGCTACCCAAACTCTCTCTGGGGAAATCGAAATGGAAAAACTGCTGGTATCATTGCTTTCTATTATTATTGAGAATGGAGGGGCTGATAAATGTGTCTTTATGCTGTTACGAGACGATCGTCTGCTGATCAAAGGGTTAATTACTGAAAGTTCGGAACCAGTGGTGTTACAACAGATACCTGTGGAAGAAAGTGAGGAAATTCCCCTGAAACTGATTTACAAAGTGCAGCATAACCAGCAAACGGTTGTCTTGATTAATGCTAGTAACGATCCGAGCTTCGCTAATGACCCCTATATTATCCGTCAACAGCCTTTGAGTATTTTGTGCAGCCCGATTTTGCATCAAGGTAAGTTACTGGGTATTTTATATCTAGAAAATAATTTAGCCAAGGGAGTATTTACAAGCGATCGCGTCGAGATCCTCAATCTACTTTGCGCTCAAGCTGCTATCTCCCTAGAAAATGCCCGACTCTATCAAAGTTCTCAGGAATCTGCCCAACAATTAAAGCGATCGCTTGATGATTTACAACAAGCCCAATTACAAATCATTCAAGGTGAAAAAATGTCCGCCTTGGGAAATTTAGTAGCTGGTGTCGCTCACGAAATTAATAACCCAGTTGGTTTCCTAGGTGGCAATATTCAACCTGCTCTAGATTACATCAATGATTTATTTGGATTAATCGATATAGTTCAAGAAAAACACCCACAATTACATCCAGAAGTTCAAGAGGAAATAGAAGCTATCGATCTTGAGTATATCCGGGAAGACCTACCCAAATTAGTTGGCTCTATGCGGGAAGGAGTCAAACGAATTGCTGATATTAGCACGAGTTTACGAACTTTCTCCCGTGCAGATACTAACCATCCGGTGGCTTGCAATATTCACGATGGGATTGATAGTACCATTATGATTCTCAAACATCGCCTCAAGGCTAACGAACATCGTCCCGAAATTAAAGTGGTTAAAGACTATGGCAATTTATCCCAAATTGAATGTTATGCCGGACAATTAAATCAGGTATTTATGAATTTGTTGAGCAATGCAATTGATGCTGTAGAAGACTCAAACCGAGGGCGTAAATTTGCAGAAATTGCCAATGAAATTACGGTGAAAACTGAGCTATCAGAGGATAAAAAACAGGCGATAATTAGGATTAAAGACAATGGGAGTGGTATGAGCGCACAGGTGCAATCGAAGATTTTTGACCATTTATTTACGACGAAGGAAGTCGGAAAAGGGACGGGATTGGGGTTAGCGATCGCCCGGCAGATCGTTGTAGAAAAACATCAGGGTACTATAGAAGTTGAGTCAACGATTGGTTGCGGAACTGAGTTTTGTATCCGGCTGCCAGTTTCACCATATACAGACGATTAA